TCAATTTGACTTTCTGCATCATATCAGTTGTGCTTTAATGGTTATAAAGTATCAatgatatatgattttaatttggCACCTAACATTCTCAAGttacttttattcattttaggAAGGATCGTACAACACTTAGTGATATTCTCtctgaagatgctctgataatTCCTTGTAAAGGAATATTGAGAGCATGTGCCGTCTCTCTTCCAGTAAGTTACTGTGGATTAAGCAAAGGTCACATATATTTTGTAGcttgggaatttttcttttatttatgcaATGGACTAAGAGAGCATAACTACTGTTTTATGGTTGGTAGTTGGGCTGTATACATGGATTAATGGGACATACAATTTGCAGGATCTTTGGAAAAGTCGTTGTTGCTTGAGTAATGTTGAAGGTTTTGACCATTCAGTGGTAAATGCTACATTGGGAGCCTGTGGTCATCTACCTGATTTAGAAGAGGGTCCTTGTCTGCCTTTTTTTGTCTGGCAATGTGGAGAATTTGATGTAATTAATCTATTTACAATTCACATTTTGCAATAAACTGGTTTCctcaatgaagaagaaagaaaattcccactTATCCAATAACAATAGTGCACTAGTATCTATTTGGCCTTATTATGTACAATGTTTCAGGTGCTTAGTGAGACATTTGATGTGATGGAGtttgatttttcaaaacaaatatgCCAATGTCAAGGAAAATCCCAGGTATTATGATACATCATGTATGTTTTGGATGCATTTGCATGATCAGCAGGCTTGGTACTTAGTGTTGTCAGGGACTATGATGTCTAAATGATTATACTGCACAACAGTTTGTCTCTGGTGTAGCTTACTAACTGAATTGAGTTATTATTAGCTTCAACATCACATGGGAAAAACTTGACCTAACTATTAACCAGTTATTAACAGAAAGATTGCATAGGCAATTCTTTCATCATATCTGCCTTCATATCTTACAGAATAGTAATTTGCAAATGCAATTCTTCATACATAATGAATATTGAAAATTGTATGTTGCAGGTTAAGTTCAC
This region of Glycine soja cultivar W05 chromosome 17, ASM419377v2, whole genome shotgun sequence genomic DNA includes:
- the LOC114393230 gene encoding protein arginine N-methyltransferase 1.6-like — protein: MLPWQNLRFWKDRTTLSDILSEDALIIPCKGILRACAVSLPDLWKSRCCLSNVEGFDHSVVNATLGACGHLPDLEEGPCLPFFVWQCGEFDVLSETFDVMEFDFSKQICQCQGKSQVKFTKTGVCHGFVLWINWVMDLQNSVVISTGPGHSFPFPTLTKAMKPHSSIQHLWQKL